In Parasteatoda tepidariorum isolate YZ-2023 chromosome 2, CAS_Ptep_4.0, whole genome shotgun sequence, one DNA window encodes the following:
- the LOC107442958 gene encoding coiled-coil domain-containing protein 102A isoform X2 (The sequence of the model RefSeq protein was modified relative to this genomic sequence to represent the inferred CDS: added 45 bases not found in genome assembly) — MSQAGSTASSVKRHSSLSHWAEDIPNDISQHSLSSHHHHNYDNEWDAKEELRLRELEEARARAAQMEKTMRWWSDCTANWREKWSKVRTERNKAREESRVLRGKLETAAKECNTLRREKQELFAQVEKLRKENKLFSNKQDYNEEKKEDLVYSSGTEIPERDVGPGEILDERVITDSLPSKQFDVEEKGVSDPPDVSQDLQFLEKLLLGDDSRTPVNEKKCSRLSRGEMNDFAVPELTEQKLAMLQLRLEEASKTIIAERQEKNKLMKSMEKLQTEYNQIHMKYDDLKKSKQDALKELNQIKAEHQDELDNMRLDLEDEANNRSTLDQRLAELRSELERLQGENAAEWGRRERLETEKLSLERENKKLRTQIEDLNERLERKTKQMTMASDFDVKALQVELYEKNKELADLKHAHTKLKKVLQDKSTELAHAIRRSEQYEAEVKKLRGRIEELKKELASAEDEVDSASNNIRKLQRTNDELTEQVEGLQVQVEHLQTSLKKITKEEVVVEELRKSHPSSTAC, encoded by the exons ATGTCTCAAGCTGGTTCTACGGCTAGCTCAGTGAAACGGCACAGTTCTTTGTCACATTGGGCGGAGGATATACCGAATGATATATCCCAACATTCGCTCTCATCCCATCACCACCATAACTATGACAACGAATGGGATGCAAAAGAAGAATTGAGGCTAAGAGAGCTAGAAGAGGCCAGAGCTAGGGCTGCTCAGATGGAAAAAACAATGCGTTGGTGGTCAGATTGTACAGCAAACTGGCGGGAAAAATGGAGTAAAGTCAGGACAGAAAGAAATAAAGCGAGAGAGGAATCAAGGGTATTAAG GGGAAAGCTGGAAACTGCTGCCAAAGAATGCAATACTCTTAGAAGGGAAAAACAGGAGCTTTTTGCTCAAGTGGAGAAATTAAGAAaggagaataaattatttagtaacaaACAAGACTACAATGAGGAGAAGAAAGAAGATCTTGTATATTCTTCGGGTACGGAGATTCCCGAGAGGGATGTCGGCCCGGGGGAAATCTTGGACGAGCGTGTTATCACCGATTCTCTTCCGTCTAAACAATTTGATGTCGAGGAAAAAGGCGTTTCCGACCCCCCTGATGTCTCTCAAGATCTGcaatttttggaaaaactatTGCTTGGTGATGATTCTAGAACTCCTGTTAACGAGAAAAAGTGCTCCCGCCTTTCGCGAGGCGAAATGAACGATTTTGCAGTTCCAGAACTTACCGAGCAAAAGTTAGCCATGTTGCAACTTCGGCTAGAAGAGGCTTCGAAGACGATCATTGCTGAGAGGCA agagaagaacaaattaatgaaaagtatgGAGAAGTTGCAGACAGAGTATAACCAAATTCACATGAAGTATGATGATCTAAAAAAATCCAAACAGGATgctttaaaagaa ttAAACCAAATTAAAGCTgagcatcaagatgagctggaCAATATGAGGCTAGATCTTGAAGATGAAGCAAATAATCGTAGTACGTTAGACCAAAGGCTTGCTGAACTTCGTTCTGAg ctGGAGAGACTTCAGGGAGAAAATGCAGCCGAGTGGGGGAGGAGAGAACGTTTGGAAACAGAGAAGCTGAGCCTTGaacgagaaaataaaaaattgagaacgcaAATCGAAGACTTAAATGAAAGATTAGAGAGGAAAACTAAACAGATGACTATGGCATCTGATTTTGATGTGAAAGCACTTCAAGTTGaactatatgaaaaaaataaa gaattaGCTGATCTGAAACATGcacacacaaaattaaaaaaagttcttcagGATAAATCGACAGAGCTTGCACATGCCATTCGTCGATCAGAGCAGTATGAAGCAGAAGTCAAGAAATTGAGGGGAAGAATCGAGGAACTGAAAAAAGAATTGGCATCTGCTGAAGATGAG GTGGATAGTGCCTCAAATAACATAAGGAAGCTTCAACGTACAAATGATGAGCTCACGGAGCAAGTTGAAGGTCTACAAGTGCAAGTAGAACATCTGCAAACTAG tTTGAAGAAGATTACTAAAGAAGAAGTTGTG
- the LOC107442958 gene encoding coiled-coil domain-containing protein 102A isoform X1 (The sequence of the model RefSeq protein was modified relative to this genomic sequence to represent the inferred CDS: added 97 bases not found in genome assembly): MSQAGSTASSVKRHSSLSHWAEDIPNDISQHSLSSHHHHNYDNEWDAKEELRLRELEEARARAAQMEKTMRWWSDCTANWREKWSKVRTERNKAREESRVLRGKLETAAKECNTLRREKQELFAQVEKLRKENKLFSNKQDYNEEKKEDLVYSSGTEIPERDVGPGEILDERVITDSLPSKQFDVEEKGVSDPPDVSQDLQFLEKLLLGDDSRTPVNEKKCSRLSRGEMNDFAVPELTEQKLAMLQLRLEEASKTIIAERQEKNKLMKSMEKLQTEYNQIHMKYDDLKKSKQDALKELNQIKAEHQDELDNMRLDLEDEANNRSTLDQRLAELRSELERLQGENAAEWGRRERLETEKLSLERENKKLRTQIEDLNERLERKTKQMTMASDFDVKALQVELYEKNKELADLKHAHTKLKKVLQDKSTELAHAIRRSEQYEAEVKKLRGRIEELKKELASAEDEVDSASNNIRKLQRTNDELTEQVEGLQVQVEHLQTRLRSSGSHTLLARHVSSSFVQVDPMSEDDALY, encoded by the exons ATGTCTCAAGCTGGTTCTACGGCTAGCTCAGTGAAACGGCACAGTTCTTTGTCACATTGGGCGGAGGATATACCGAATGATATATCCCAACATTCGCTCTCATCCCATCACCACCATAACTATGACAACGAATGGGATGCAAAAGAAGAATTGAGGCTAAGAGAGCTAGAAGAGGCCAGAGCTAGGGCTGCTCAGATGGAAAAAACAATGCGTTGGTGGTCAGATTGTACAGCAAACTGGCGGGAAAAATGGAGTAAAGTCAGGACAGAAAGAAATAAAGCGAGAGAGGAATCAAGGGTATTAAG GGGAAAGCTGGAAACTGCTGCCAAAGAATGCAATACTCTTAGAAGGGAAAAACAGGAGCTTTTTGCTCAAGTGGAGAAATTAAGAAaggagaataaattatttagtaacaaACAAGACTACAATGAGGAGAAGAAAGAAGATCTTGTATATTCTTCGGGTACGGAGATTCCCGAGAGGGATGTCGGCCCGGGGGAAATCTTGGACGAGCGTGTTATCACCGATTCTCTTCCGTCTAAACAATTTGATGTCGAGGAAAAAGGCGTTTCCGACCCCCCTGATGTCTCTCAAGATCTGcaatttttggaaaaactatTGCTTGGTGATGATTCTAGAACTCCTGTTAACGAGAAAAAGTGCTCCCGCCTTTCGCGAGGCGAAATGAACGATTTTGCAGTTCCAGAACTTACCGAGCAAAAGTTAGCCATGTTGCAACTTCGGCTAGAAGAGGCTTCGAAGACGATCATTGCTGAGAGGCA agagaagaacaaattaatgaaaagtatgGAGAAGTTGCAGACAGAGTATAACCAAATTCACATGAAGTATGATGATCTAAAAAAATCCAAACAGGATgctttaaaagaa ttAAACCAAATTAAAGCTgagcatcaagatgagctggaCAATATGAGGCTAGATCTTGAAGATGAAGCAAATAATCGTAGTACGTTAGACCAAAGGCTTGCTGAACTTCGTTCTGAg ctGGAGAGACTTCAGGGAGAAAATGCAGCCGAGTGGGGGAGGAGAGAACGTTTGGAAACAGAGAAGCTGAGCCTTGaacgagaaaataaaaaattgagaacgcaAATCGAAGACTTAAATGAAAGATTAGAGAGGAAAACTAAACAGATGACTATGGCATCTGATTTTGATGTGAAAGCACTTCAAGTTGaactatatgaaaaaaataaa gaattaGCTGATCTGAAACATGcacacacaaaattaaaaaaagttcttcagGATAAATCGACAGAGCTTGCACATGCCATTCGTCGATCAGAGCAGTATGAAGCAGAAGTCAAGAAATTGAGGGGAAGAATCGAGGAACTGAAAAAAGAATTGGCATCTGCTGAAGATGAG GTGGATAGTGCCTCAAATAACATAAGGAAGCTTCAACGTACAAATGATGAGCTCACGGAGCAAGTTGAAGGTCTACAAGTGCAAGTAGAACATCTGCAAACTAG